Below is a genomic region from Streptomyces ferrugineus.
CCGAACAAGACGCTGGCCGCCCAGCTGGCGAACGAATTCCGCGAGCTCCTGCCGAACAACGCCGTCGAGTACTTCGTCTCGTACTACGACTACTACCAGCCCGAGGCCTACGTCCCGCAGTCGGACACCTACATCGAGAAGGACTCCTCGATCAACGAGGAGGTCGAGCGACTGCGCCACTCCGCGACCAACTCCCTGCTCACCCGCCGCGACGTCGTCGTGGTCGCCTCGGTCTCCTGTATCTACGGCCTCGGTACGCCGCAGGAGTACGTGGACCGCATGGTCCCCCTCAAGGTCGGCGACGAGATCGACCGGGACCAGCTGCTGCGCCGTTTCGTGGACATCCAGTACACGCGCAACGACCTGGCCTTCACCCGCGGCACCTTCCGGGTGCGCGGCGACACCATCGAGATCTTCCCGGTCTACGAGGAGCTCGCCGTCCGCATCGAGATGTTCGGCGACGAGATCGAGGCGCTGTCCACGCTCCACCCGCTCACCGGCGAGATCATCAGCGACGACCAGCAGCTCTACGTCTTCCCGGCCTCCCACTACGTCGCCGGCCCCGAGCGCATGGAGCGGGCAGTCAACGACATCGAGAAGGAGCTGGGCGAGCGCCTCGCCGAACTGGAGAAGCAGGGCAAGCTCCTGGAGGCGCAGCGCCTGCGGATGCGGACGACGTACGACCTGGAGATGCTCCGTCAGATCGGCAGCTGCTCCGGTGTCGAGAACTACTCGATGCACTTCGACGGCCGCTCGCCCGGCTCCCCGCCGAACACCCTGCTGGACTACTTCCCGGACGACTTCCTGCTCGTCATCGACGAGTCCCATGTCACCGTGCCGCAGATCGGAGCCATGTACGAGGGCGACGCCTCCCGCAAGCGCACCCTCGTCGACCACGGCTTCCGCCTGCCCTCCGCCCTCGACAACCGTCCCCTGAAGTGGGAGGAGTTCCAGGAGCGCATCGGGCAGACCGTCTACCTGTCGGCCACCCCGGGCACCTACGAGCTGTCCCGCTCGGACGGCCAGGTCGAGCAGATCATCCGCCCCACCGGCCTCATCGACCCGGAGGTCGTCGTCAAGCCCACCGAGGGCCAGATCGACGACCTGGTGCACGAGATCCGGGGACGCGTCGAGAAGGACGAGCGGGTCCTGGTCACCACCCTCACCAAGAAGATGGCCGAGGACCTCACCGACTACTTCCTGGAGCTCGGCATCCAGGTCCGCTACCTGCACAGCGACGTCGACACCCTGCGCCGGGTCGAGCTGCTGCGGGAACTGCGTGCCGGCGAGTTCGACGTCCTCGTCGGCATCAACCTGCTGCGCGAGGGTCTCGACCTGCCCGAGGTGTCCCTGGTGGCGATCCTCGACGCCGACAAGGAGGGCTTCCTGCGCTCCGGCACCTCCCTCATCCAGACCATCGGCCGTGCGGCGCGCAATGTCTCCGGTCAGGTCCATATGTACGCCGACAAGATCACCCCGGCGATGGAGAAGGCCATCGACGAGACCAATCGCCGCCGGGAGAAGCAGATCGCGTACAACACGGCGAACGGCATCGACCCCCAGCCGCTGCGCAAGAAGATCAACGACATCGTCGCGCAGATCGCCCGCGAGGACGTCGACACCGAACAGCTGCTCGGCACCGGATACCGGGCGAAGAAGGACGGCCGCGGCACCAAGGCCCCCGTGCCCTCCCTCGGCGACAAGGCGGCCAAGGGCGCCAAGGCGGGCAAGGCCGCCAAGGGCAAGGCGAAGGAGACGGTGCCCACCGACCGGCCGGCGGCCGATCTCGCCGAGCAGATCGAGGAGCTGACGGAGCGTATGCGCGCCGCTGCCGCGGACCTCCAGTTCGAGATCGCGGCCCGGCTGCGTGACGAAGTGGCCGAGATGAAGAAGGAACTGCGTCAGATGAAGGAGGCCGGCCTGGCCTGACGGGCACTCGCTGTGTTGCAAGACCGACACAAAGTGGGGACCGGGGTACGTCACTGTCAGTGCCCCTGCGTAGGGTTTTGGACATCCGCGGGCTCCGCGGCCAACAGGGGACAGCTCGAGAGGGGAATCAGCACGTGACCGTCAACATGACCAAGGGTCAGGCCATCAGTCTGCAGAAGAACGACGGCGGCAGCCTGACCGCGGTGCGCATGGGTCTCGGCTGGCAGGCGGCTCCCCGGCGCGGCCTGTTCGGCTCGCGCACGCGGGAGGTCGACCTCGACGCCTCGGCCGTCCTGTTCGCGGACAAGCAGCCCGTCGACGTCGTCTTCTTCCGCCACCTGGTGAGCGACGACGGCTCGGTGCGCCACACCGGTGACAATCTCGTCGGCGGTGTCGGCCAGGGCGGCGACGACGAGGCCATCCTCGTCGACCTCGCGCGCATCCCGGTCCACATCGACCAGATCGTCTTCACCGTGAACTCCTTCACGGGCCAGACCTTCCAGGAGGTGCAGAACGCGTTCTGCCGCCTGGTCGACGAGACCAACGGCCAGGAGCTCGCCCGCTACACGCTCGCCGGCGGTGGCGCCTACACCGCCCAGATCATGGCGAAGGTGCACCGCTCGGGCCCGGGCTGGTCGATGACGGCCCTCGGCACCCCGGCCAACGGCCGCACCTTCCAGGACCTGATGCCGGCGATCCTGCCGCACCTGTAGGACACGTCAGGCGGCCCGGCGGGCGCACACGACACAAACACAGCGACACAGGGGGACGAAGGCATGACGGCCGAGCTGGTGCGGGGGCAGAACCACCCGCTCTCCCAGGCCCGTCTGGAGATCCGGGTCTCGGCCGGCACGCCGATCGTGGCCGCAGCCACGCTCGGCGACGAGCAGGGGAAGATCCACGGCGTCGAATGGGTGGTCCATCCCGGCGCCCCCACCCTGCCCGGCCTCGAGGTCTCCAAGCAGGCCGCCGCCGACCATCGTCTCGCGGTGGACCTGGACGCCATGCCGGAGGCCGTCCACCGCGTCAGTGTGCTGCTCGCCCTGCCGGCCGCGGACGGGGGAGGCCCGACCCGCTTCGGCGCCGTGCCCACCCCGTTCGTCGCCGTCACCGGCCTCGACGGCACCGAGGTCGCCAGCTACACCATCACCGGCCTGGAGGCCGAGTCGGCCGTGGTCGCCCTGGAGCTCTACCGCCGCCAGGGCGCCTGGAAGGTGCGCGCCATCGGCCAGGGCTACGCCGGTGGCCTCGCCGAACTCCTCACCGACCAGGGACTGCCCCAGGCCCACCAACTCGCCGGTGGCATCAACGAAGCGGTGGCCCAGGGCATCGCCCGCTCGATCCCGGCGCCGCCGCCACGCACGGACGGCGACCGCTCCCGGCAGGCCTCCGCTCCGGCACGCGGCCCGGAGCAGGGCGGCCCCGCGTCGCAGGGCGCCCCCGGCCCCGTACCCCCGCAGACGTCGCCCTACGGCACCCGGACGCCCGACGGTCCCGGTCAGCCGACACAGCCGAACTCCCCGTACGGCAGCCAGGCGGGCATGCCGGGCCAGCCCGGGCCGCAGCAGCCGTACCAGGGCGGAGCCGACGCCACCGACCCCGCCCAGCCGTCGGCCTCGGCATCCGGCGGCGCGATCAACTACAGCCATCCGCGCCGGCAGCACGCGGCTCCGCCGCCACCTCCGCCCACCGCGCCCCCGGCCCAGCCCGGACAGCCCGCGCGTCCCGTCGCGGGCGACGCCACCGGCTGGTCCATGGACGAGCGGCTCTACAACCAGGTGTGGGGCATGTTCGAGGACCTGGCTCGCACGACCGCCGCGTACCGCAGTGCGGTCGACTTCGCCGACTCGCGCATGGAGAAGGAGCTCGACCAGGTCCTGTCGGATCCGCGCAGCAGGATCGGCGGACAGGGCGACGCCGCGCGCGAGGCGGCCCAGGCCAAGCACGCACAGCTCGTCAACCAGGCCAGGGAGACCCTCGACAGGGACCTCGCCCAGCTCACGGCCGAGTCCGAGGTCGTCGAGCCCGCGCTGCCGCCCGCGTACGCGCGCTGGGACAACCCTGTCTGGCATGGCTACCGCGTGCCCATGGAGATCCCCATGGCCCTGCGCCTGGGCGATCTCCACCTCCCCGAGAGCGACCGGCTGCGCATCCCGATGCTGGTCCGGCTGCCGCTGGAGCGCGGCCTGTGGATCGACAGCGGACGCGGCGCCTCGCTCGACGGCTCGTTCACCGACTCGCACGATCTGCGACGCCTCGCGATGGAGTCGGCCGTGGCGCACGCGGCCCGGCTGCTCGCCGTCTATCCGGCCGGCGAGTTCACCGTGCACGTCATCGATCCGGCCGGTTCGGGTGGACAGGCTCTCGTCCCGCTGGTGCAGACCGGCGTGCTCGCGGCCCCGCCCGCCGTGGGCGCGGCCGGAGTCGCGGATGTCCTCGCCCGGCTCACGCAGCGCGTCGATCTGGTGCAGATGGCGCTGCGCGGTGGTGCGCCCGACTCCCTGCCGCCCGGCTTCGACACCTCCCAGCAACTGCTGATCGTCAACGACTTCCCGCACGGCTTCGACGACCGGGCGGTGAACCAGCTGCGCTATCTGGCGGACGAGGGGCCCGCCGTCGGCGTCCACCTGATGATGGTCGCGGACCGCGAGGAGTCCTCTGGCTACGGCCCGCTGCTCGACCCGCTGTGGCGCGCGCTGCTGCGTCTGACGCCGGTGCCGGACGATCACCTCGCCGACCCGTGGGTGGGGCATGCCTGGACCTACGAGCCCTCGCTGGTGCCGCCCGGCAGCCAGGTTCTCCAGCAGGTGCTGTCACAGGTCGCGGCGGCCCGGACCCATTACCGGTAAATAGCCTCTGACCTGCATACTTGGCACTTCTTTTGCCAAGTTCTTTACCTTTCCTTGGTGATTGGGGTACTCTTCTTCTCACGGAGGGGAGTACTCCCTGTCTGCTGCGACGTACCCGTCAATACGGATCCGGCCAGATCCCGGGGCGTCGGCCCATCATGGGTGGAAGAGACCTCCGGCGCGCGACGACGCTGACATCTGCCGTTACGTACTGCCGGAGGCGCAGTGGAAGTTTCCACGACCCTGTGGGTCCTGACCATCGTGGGCCTAGCCGCCCTGATCGCGGTCGATTTCTTCATCGGCCGCAAGCCGCACGACGTTTCGATCAAGGAAGCCGGAATCTGGACGGTCGTCTGGATCGCCCTCGCCGGCCTCTTCGGGCTCGGCCTGATGATCTTCGGCGGCGGACAGCCCGCCGGCGAGTTCTTCGCCGGCTTCATCACCGAGAAGTCACTGAGTGTCGACAACCTGTTCGTCTTCGTCCTGATCATGGCGAAGTTCGCGGTGCCGTCCCAGTACCAGCAGCGGGTGCTGCTGGTCGGTGTCCTCATAGCCCTGGTACTGCGGGCGATCTTCATCGCCGCGGGTGCCGCCATCATCGCCAGCTTCTCGTGGGTGTTCTACCTCTTCGGCGCCTTCCTGATCTGGACCGCCTGGAAGCTCATCCAGGAGGCCCGGGCCGACGAGGACGACGAGGAGTACGAGGAGAACAAGCTGCTCAAGGCCGCCGAGCGCAAGTTCGGTGTCGCCGACCGGTACCACGGCACCAAGCTGTGGATCCAGGAGAACGGCAAGCGGGTCATGACCCCGATGCTGGTCGTGATGCTGGCGATCGGCTCCACGGACGTGCTGTTCGCCCTGGACTCCATCCCGGCGATCTTCGGCCTGACGCAGGACCCGTACATCGTGTTCACGGCCAACGCCTTCGCGCTGATGGGCCTCAGGCAGCTGTACTTCCTCATCGGCGGTCTGCTGAAGAAGCTGGTCCACCTCAGCTACGGCCTGTCGATCATCCTCGGCTTCATCGGCGTCAAGCTGGTGCTGCACGCGCTGCACGAGTCCGGGGTCCACGTCCCCGAGATCAGCATCCCCTTCTCGCTCGGCGTGATCTGCTCGGTCCTGATCGTCACCACGATCACCAGCCTCAGGGCCTCCAAGAAGCAGGCGGCGCAGGAGCGGAGCGAAAGCGCTCCGAAGGACAGCATCGACTTCTGACCACGTCGGACGTAGGAAGAACCAGCATCGGGGGTGGTGCCCGGCGAATTGCCGAGCACCGCTCCCGGTGCTTCGTTGGGTGCTGGGTGTCCCCGGCCGGGGACACCACGGCCGGGGGTGGAGGCACCTGTGGACGCACCCATGAAGTTCGTGCAGATCATCGACTTCGAGACAGAGCGAATCGACGAGATGCGGGAGCTGGCCCACGAGACCCAAGAGCGTCTGGCGGGCCGCGGCGGCGGCCCCACGCGCCGTCTCGTCCTCAATGACAGGGGACAGGCCAACCGCTACCTCGTGGTGATCGAGTTCGACTCCTACGAGGAAGCCATGCGCAACAGCGACGACCCCGAGACGACCAAGTTCGCGGAGCAGATGGCCGCGCTGTGCACCAGGCCGCCGTCCTTCACGGACTGCGACGTACTGGAGATGACCGATTTCGCGTAGCGACATACGGAACACAGGGGCCCCGCATCCCGAGGGGGCGGGGCCGCCTGACCACCACAACGACGGGAGTGCGAACACCCAACCCCTCTGCGGCGATCGCCCCGTGATCGCTCGGCTCAGGCCTCTCACGACCCGGTGGACGTCTTCTGTGCCGGTCCTCGCGGTCGTCCTGCTGATCCTCACCTGGGGACGGGACCTGCCCGGCACGGTCGTCGCGCTGGTGACGCTGGTCCTCGCCGGGGCCGTCCTGGCCGCCGTACACCACGCCGAAGTGGTCGCGCACCGGGTCGGCGAACCCTTCGGATCCCTCGTCCTCGCCGTCGCCGTCACGATCATCGAGGTCGCCCTGATCGTGACCCTGATGGTCGACGGCGGAGACAAGAGCTCCACCCTCGCCCGGGACACGGTCTTCGCCGCCGTGATGATCACCTGCAACGGCATCGTCGGCCTGTGTCTGCTGGTCGCCTCGCTGCGGCACCGCACGGCGGTCTTCAACCCCGAGGGCACCGGCGCCGCCCTCGCGACGGTGGCCACCCTGGCCACGCTCAGCCTCGTGCTGCCGACGTTCACCACCAGCAAGCCCGGCCCGGAGTTCTCCAGCGTGCAGCTGACGTTCGCCGCGCTGTCCTCGCTGATCCTGTACGGCCTGTTCGTGACGACCCAGACCGTACGCCACCGTGACTACTTCCTTCCCATCACCCGGCTCGGCGAGGTGATCACCTCGGACGACCACGCCGAGGCCCCCTCCAAGCGAACCGCGCTGATCAGCCTCGGCCTGCTGGGTCTGGCCCTGATCGGGGTGGTCGGCCTGGCCAAGGGGGTGTCCCCCACCATCGAGTCGGGTGTGGCGGCCGCCGGCCTGCACCACGCCGTCGTCGGTGTGGTCATCGCCCTGATGGTGCTCCTGCCCGAGACGATCGCCGCGCTGCGCGCCGCCCGCCGGGACCGTGTGCAGACCAGCCTGAACCTCGCGCTCGGCTCCGCGATGGCCAGCATCGGCCTGACCATCCCCGCGGTTGCCCTGGCCTCCGTCTGGCTGTCGGGCCCGCTCGTCCTCGGCCTCGGCCCCACCCATATGGTGCTGCTCGCGCTGACGGTGGTGGTGAGCTCGCTGACGGTGGTGCCGGG
It encodes:
- the uvrB gene encoding excinuclease ABC subunit UvrB, yielding MRPVSSIERTVAPFEVVSPYQPSGDQPQAIAELARRIGGGEKDVVLLGATGTGKSATTAWMIEKLQRPTLVMAPNKTLAAQLANEFRELLPNNAVEYFVSYYDYYQPEAYVPQSDTYIEKDSSINEEVERLRHSATNSLLTRRDVVVVASVSCIYGLGTPQEYVDRMVPLKVGDEIDRDQLLRRFVDIQYTRNDLAFTRGTFRVRGDTIEIFPVYEELAVRIEMFGDEIEALSTLHPLTGEIISDDQQLYVFPASHYVAGPERMERAVNDIEKELGERLAELEKQGKLLEAQRLRMRTTYDLEMLRQIGSCSGVENYSMHFDGRSPGSPPNTLLDYFPDDFLLVIDESHVTVPQIGAMYEGDASRKRTLVDHGFRLPSALDNRPLKWEEFQERIGQTVYLSATPGTYELSRSDGQVEQIIRPTGLIDPEVVVKPTEGQIDDLVHEIRGRVEKDERVLVTTLTKKMAEDLTDYFLELGIQVRYLHSDVDTLRRVELLRELRAGEFDVLVGINLLREGLDLPEVSLVAILDADKEGFLRSGTSLIQTIGRAARNVSGQVHMYADKITPAMEKAIDETNRRREKQIAYNTANGIDPQPLRKKINDIVAQIAREDVDTEQLLGTGYRAKKDGRGTKAPVPSLGDKAAKGAKAGKAAKGKAKETVPTDRPAADLAEQIEELTERMRAAAADLQFEIAARLRDEVAEMKKELRQMKEAGLA
- a CDS encoding TerD family protein — translated: MTVNMTKGQAISLQKNDGGSLTAVRMGLGWQAAPRRGLFGSRTREVDLDASAVLFADKQPVDVVFFRHLVSDDGSVRHTGDNLVGGVGQGGDDEAILVDLARIPVHIDQIVFTVNSFTGQTFQEVQNAFCRLVDETNGQELARYTLAGGGAYTAQIMAKVHRSGPGWSMTALGTPANGRTFQDLMPAILPHL
- a CDS encoding TerD family protein — encoded protein: MTAELVRGQNHPLSQARLEIRVSAGTPIVAAATLGDEQGKIHGVEWVVHPGAPTLPGLEVSKQAAADHRLAVDLDAMPEAVHRVSVLLALPAADGGGPTRFGAVPTPFVAVTGLDGTEVASYTITGLEAESAVVALELYRRQGAWKVRAIGQGYAGGLAELLTDQGLPQAHQLAGGINEAVAQGIARSIPAPPPRTDGDRSRQASAPARGPEQGGPASQGAPGPVPPQTSPYGTRTPDGPGQPTQPNSPYGSQAGMPGQPGPQQPYQGGADATDPAQPSASASGGAINYSHPRRQHAAPPPPPPTAPPAQPGQPARPVAGDATGWSMDERLYNQVWGMFEDLARTTAAYRSAVDFADSRMEKELDQVLSDPRSRIGGQGDAAREAAQAKHAQLVNQARETLDRDLAQLTAESEVVEPALPPAYARWDNPVWHGYRVPMEIPMALRLGDLHLPESDRLRIPMLVRLPLERGLWIDSGRGASLDGSFTDSHDLRRLAMESAVAHAARLLAVYPAGEFTVHVIDPAGSGGQALVPLVQTGVLAAPPAVGAAGVADVLARLTQRVDLVQMALRGGAPDSLPPGFDTSQQLLIVNDFPHGFDDRAVNQLRYLADEGPAVGVHLMMVADREESSGYGPLLDPLWRALLRLTPVPDDHLADPWVGHAWTYEPSLVPPGSQVLQQVLSQVAAARTHYR
- a CDS encoding TerC family protein, with translation MEVSTTLWVLTIVGLAALIAVDFFIGRKPHDVSIKEAGIWTVVWIALAGLFGLGLMIFGGGQPAGEFFAGFITEKSLSVDNLFVFVLIMAKFAVPSQYQQRVLLVGVLIALVLRAIFIAAGAAIIASFSWVFYLFGAFLIWTAWKLIQEARADEDDEEYEENKLLKAAERKFGVADRYHGTKLWIQENGKRVMTPMLVVMLAIGSTDVLFALDSIPAIFGLTQDPYIVFTANAFALMGLRQLYFLIGGLLKKLVHLSYGLSIILGFIGVKLVLHALHESGVHVPEISIPFSLGVICSVLIVTTITSLRASKKQAAQERSESAPKDSIDF
- a CDS encoding calcium:proton antiporter; the encoded protein is MIARLRPLTTRWTSSVPVLAVVLLILTWGRDLPGTVVALVTLVLAGAVLAAVHHAEVVAHRVGEPFGSLVLAVAVTIIEVALIVTLMVDGGDKSSTLARDTVFAAVMITCNGIVGLCLLVASLRHRTAVFNPEGTGAALATVATLATLSLVLPTFTTSKPGPEFSSVQLTFAALSSLILYGLFVTTQTVRHRDYFLPITRLGEVITSDDHAEAPSKRTALISLGLLGLALIGVVGLAKGVSPTIESGVAAAGLHHAVVGVVIALMVLLPETIAALRAARRDRVQTSLNLALGSAMASIGLTIPAVALASVWLSGPLVLGLGPTHMVLLALTVVVSSLTVVPGRATPLQGGVHLVLFAAYLELAINP